One Synechocystis sp. LKSZ1 genomic window, CGGACGGCGGTTTGGATTTCCTCGGCGGTGAGGGGATCGAGGGGATGTTTGGGAACCCCTTTGGCAACGGCCCGCTGACTGAGGCCCCAGACCCCCAGACTCAAGCAAACCAACAGGGTTAGGCAAAACAACCAGAAACGACGGCGTAGCATAGACAGGGCAAGATTCTTTTTCTGCCCCAGTCTAACCCGTCTGATATTGCTTGAGTTCAATCCTGTGGGCCATCTCTTACCCCAGGCCCATGGTCAAGGCACAGAGGATCAAGACCTCGGCCCACTCCACCACGGCCCCGTAGCTATCGCCGGTATGGCCCCCTAGTTTTCGTCCCAACCCGAGGGCCACTGCTCCCGCGATCAGGCTTCCCATACTATTACTCAGCAGAATCCAGGGCCAGGCCTGGGGTTGACCACCATACCAAACAGCCGAGTAGGCCAGTAAGGCCCCAGGGCCAAGCAGGAGATCCTGAGGCATTTTTAGGGTTTGACGGTGTATTGCCCCTTTGCCCTCGGGACGGAGGTAGGGAAAGCCGGCAATGGCCACCAGTTGGCCCCAGCGGGCCCAGCCCAAGGCCAGGGGCAGCCCCCAGAGTCGATCCGTCGTCAGCAAAGCAGAGAGTGCAACGGTTTTGAGTAACAAAATTATGCTCAGGGCCATCACGCCAAAGGCCCCAGTTAGGCTATCTCGCATTACCGCTAGACGACGCTCCGGGTCAAAGACGGCTAAGCCATCGGCGGTATCAGCGGCTCCGTCTAGGTGCAGGCCCCCGGTGAGCCATGCTAAGGCCGCCACTAAAAGCCCGGCCCGAACAAATTCTGGATAATGAAGTTGCGTCAGGCCAAAATTGCTCCCCAACAAAATCAGGCCCAGAAATAGGCCGACCAAGGGAACCCAACGGGCAATACGTTCCAGGGAAGCGGGCCAGCTTGACGGTAAGGGAAGAGTGGTATAAAACAGGATGGCTCCGAGGAGGGAAGCAAGCCAGGGCATAGCAGGTGTCGTAATGAGTTTTTACTCAGTCAAAGTTTAAAAATTCGTTATGAAAGATTGAGTTAAGATTGAAGGCGAGCGGGGATCAACGCTGACCGAAGTCACCAGAGTTTGAACGACCAGTGGCTAGATCTATCTTATGGCCCTCGTTCGCGGCCCCCACTCCTCCTCTGCGATGGTGATACCCCCATGAATCCTGAGCATCCTCCCCACGATCTGCCCGCTCCCTGCATTATTGATCAAGGCATTGTTGTTCATAAAGAGGATATGAAGCGACTGCTTAATGGCCTGAGTCATGTCAAGTATATCCATTCACTAGACGGGGTTTGCCAAAGTCAAGGTGAAGGCTGGATTCTAGAGGTATTTGCCGACCATCAACAGGCCACCCTGGTCATGAACCAGTCTCTTTATCTCAACGTTTATAGCTTCGATTATCTCCAGTTGAGTCGCAATGCCGAAGCCCAGACCGTTATTAATCTCTGGCAAGACCAACGCCATCTACAATTGATTCCCCAGACTAATCCAGTCTCTACGCCCCCCACTAACCATCGCTTGGATGCCGATACCCTCGAAGCCATGATGACCCAAATGCTCTCGGCTCAATGGGATGTCCAGTTGGATGATGATTTGTTCTGAATCCGGGCTACTGTACTCCGATGCGTCGGCCCTCACTGCCTAAAATCAAAGGGGTCTCCGTTGCCAGGGGTTCCCAGCCAATATCAAACCCTTGGCGTTGGGCCAATTTGCGGGCCTGGCGAAAGGTGCGGAAGGCATCGGGCCGAACAACAAAGGCTACGTAATCCCGTTGGGGGTCTAGGGCCTGGAGTTGTTGTGCAAAGGGAGACTCGGCAGACTGCAAGGGGGGATCTGACTGCTTCCCCGCCTTGGGAGTGTACTGAAAGGCAAAGTTATCGACATTAACCAAGGTAACTTGGTAGTCAGCGGTTTCCACCTTTAACTTAGCCAGATGTTCACTCTGCTGGAGCAGACAGGCCTGATAATTCTGAAACTCCGCCAGATAGGCTCCGTAGTCTTCGGCCTTGGCTTGGGGCCGGGGACAGGTCGGCAGGGCCTGCAACTGTCGCTCGACCTCAGTCTGTACCGTTTGGGTATCCACCGCCAGCACTTGTTCTCCCCGTAACTCAAAGAGATGGACCTGCTTGTTGCTGGTTTTAACCAGAGGTGTCTGAATAATAGCCGCCGATTCCACCGTGACCAGAGTAATAAACAGGCCGATAAACATCAAGGCCCCCACTGTATTGGTCAAAATATCGAGAAAGGAGTCTAGATTTTGCTGGGGGGGCAGGGAATGGTAGGGGGAGTGCCGTCTTCTTGCCATGGGAAAGGGAAAAATAAGGATAGAGATCAGGAAAGGGCCCCAGAACCTGTCTGTCAGGTCTTATTTTGCCCTCTAAATCTCCTCGTCTGGAGACCCCCCCAATCTTGGGGGGCGGGGGGCTTTTCAAATACGCTCTAGGGGGCCTCCGTTTTGAGGTTCAAGCGCCAGCCTTCCTCCAGGGGTTCATAACCCAGGTCAATGCCCCGATTCTCCACCAGGGCCCGGAGTTGTTTAAAAACTTCGATACCCTGGGGCCGAACCACCACGATCAGATATTCGCGGTCTTTACGGCGGGCCAACTGCCGGAGCAGGGTTTCGAGGGGGGATTGGGGACTGCCCAGACTAGCGCTAGAAACAAAAGTGCCCTGGGGATGGATGACGATCCCACCAGCTTGGCACTCAACATAACGGGGTTGCTTTTGTTGGTTTTGTCCTGTCTCGGGCCTGGCCAAAATGGTAACACTGCGGCCCTTGCCCAGGGATTGGAGCGTCATAACAATGATCAATAAAATCAGGGTTCCAATCGTGCAAGCCAGGATCGAGAGAAAGGGAAACAGATCCGGCTCGGGATGCGATTTTTTGGCTGATCGTCGGGGCATGATCTTCTGGCCTAGGCCTCAGGGCCTTCATCAACAGTTTCCACCCAGGTTAAGCGTCGGGGCTTGCTGAGTTGGTTCAAACTAGGTTGCAGTTGGGTTAAACAGGTTTCGAGTTGGGCCAAGACCCCCTCCAGGGTTTCCTTCTCCTTGAGGGTGCGGAGGGTCTCCGCCAGAGCCGCTTGCAGTCGGGCCACTTCATTGATTTGGGCCGTTTGCTCCACCAACTGGCCAACCCGCATTTCCAGGGCCTGAGCCGTCTGTTCTAGTTGCTGATTCAAGCCAACACTGCCGTCTCGAATCGTGGTATTGGTTTGTTCCAGATTGGTAATCAAGGTGGCCACTAGGCCCTGTACTGTTGTGATTTCTGCCTGAAAGCCTTGGGCCAGGGCCTGAGCGGCCTGTTCGGCGTAGTGCTGGGCCGGCTGAATTAAGGCCTCGGGGCCCGGCAGGGATCGTTTGACGGCTTCATCGACCCATTGACGAATCTGCTCGGGCCGATGCGTGCCCTGAAAGCGGGGCAACACCTTATCGTTAATGTAGATATCCATGGCCAAGAGCAAGCGCAATTCCCAGCGTTCCACCAAGGAGAGGGGAATCATGACAATAACGCTAAATAACAGGGCCAGCAAGGTGGTATCAAAGGCAATGGCCAGGCCACTAGTAACGGTACCAATGCCCTCTTTAATTTGGTCAATATCACTGGATTGATCCAAAAAACTGGAAAAACCATTGACTGCTGCACTAATGCCCAGTACCGTACCAATGAATCCCAGCAGGGGAATAGCCCAGATTAGAATGCGGGGCAGGGCATAGGAGGCCTCAGAACTATTTTGGTAAAAGGCGGCATCCTCTAGGGCAAACTCTGTTGCTACCGGCCGTTCTTGGGAGTAGAGATAGGCCCCGAGAACACGACTACAACGTCGGGCCAGGACACTGGTTTCTTTACTCAGATTATGCTGGAGGGTCAGAGCCGTACTATCTTCCGGCGGAATCATCGTTAACCCCGGCGGCAACCAGTCTTGAGTCAAGGCCTTAAATTCCCGCTGAATCTTCAGGGCCTTCAAGGCCAAAAACGCCAGCACAAAACTGGCAAAGAGGATAACCAGATGCTGGGTAAAGCCCCGCTCGTAGAGCAGGATTCCCAGGTAGGATTTTTGCACGGGCCAGAGGGCCCCGTAGATTGCCAACGTCAAGAGTAAAGCCAGGCCCAGACAGAGCCAGGGGGATACCTCTAGTTCCCGACGGTCAGACTTGAGGGAATTAAAAACTAACTTTAGTTTCATTACTTCGGCGTCAAACTCAAGATAGCCGTAGTGTAGGGGAAGAGGGAAGGCGATGCAAATGCTCTGGATTCTCTCGCCCAAAAGCAACGGAATCTGGGGGCGCAATGGTTGCAATTGACCCCGAACCGATTCAAGCTTAAAGACGTGTTTTCCATGATTTCGGATTTTGTTTACTGTGAAAACAGGCAATTACAACAACGCAATCTTTTTCAAGTACATAAAAAATTCCATAGGGAAAACGCCGAATGAGTGCCCGTCGCACTTGTTTATAGATGACTGAATAGGTAAGCGGATTACGTCCAACGCTAGACAGGCAAGCATCAACCGCCCGAACAAACTCAGAACCAAGCCCTAAAATTTGTGCTTCATACCACTCAAAAGCCTCTTGAATATCCAATTCAGCATCTGGACGGATGATCAGTTTGTAGGTCATTGGGAAACGCCGAGTCGTTGTTTGACGTCTTCCCAGCTTGACCCGGCGATTGCGTCCTGTTGATAGTCATCTAATCGGCGATCAAGCTCTTGTTTTTGGGTATCGGTTAAAGATACTTTGTCTTGACGCTCTAAAACACTATCCCAAAGGTCTTCAGCCAGTTGGATGCGCTCAGTAATGCTGAGTTGAGAGATTTCGACTTTGAGGAAAGGGTGATTACTCATCGCAATAGTTTTTTTGTATCTTTTTTGTTGGACTAATTCAATTTTAGAGCTTGGAGCGGTTGGAGGAAGATCTGCTAGATTGCTTCCCTACACCACAAACCAATGCTCCGCACAACCCAAGCTCCAACTAACCTTTGACGCAAATCACCTGTTTCAGGGTTGCGACGATTTCCACCAGATCGGCTTGATTGGCCATCACCTGTTCAATCGGTTTATAGGCCCCTGGGATTTCATCAATAATGCCTTCGTCCTTGCGGCATTCAACCCCCGCCGTTTGTTGGATTAAATCATCCAGGCTAAAGGTATTTTTGGCCTTGGTTCGCGAGAGCAGACGGCCAGCCCCGTGGGAACAGGAACAATAGCTTTCGGCATTGCCCTTGCCCTTGACAATGAAGGATTTGGCCCCCATGGAACCCGGAATAATGCCGTAGTCCGTTTCTCGAGCCCGGACGGCCCCCTTGCGGGTTACAAACACCGATTCACCGTAGTGGCTTTCCTCTTCGGCATAGTTGTGGTGGCAATTTACCAAGAGTTTGGGTTTAAAGGGTTTACCTCCCGCTAGCTGTTTTTCAATGATTTTTTTGAAACGGGCCATCATCACCTCTCGATTGCGGCGGGCATAGTCTTGGGCCCAGCAGAGGTCGTGCCAATAGGCGGCAAATTCCGGCGTATTTTTGACAAAATAGGCTAAATCCGGGTCAGGTAGAGATGATCCAGCTAATCTAGCCAGATTTTTAGCGCTATTGATATGGCACTGGGCCAGAAGATTACCAATGCCCCGTGACCCCGAGTGCAACATTAACCAAACCTTATCTTCACTGTCGAGACAAACTTCGAGGAAATGATTGCCGCCCCCCAGGGAACCCATCTGGCGGCTAGCTTTTTTATATTGGTCTTGCACCCCTGCATGGAGTTGCTTAAAGTCGTCCCATTGTTGCCAATTTTGGGCATCCTTGGCGACTTCTTTGTTTTCCTGGAAACCCACAGGAATGGCGGCTTCGATGTCTAGGCGAATGCGTTTGAGTTTGCCTTCCAACTGATTAGCAGAGTAGGGCGTTTGTAGCGCGGCCATGCCACAGCCAATATCCACCCCCACCGCCGCTGGGATGAGGGCATCTTTGGTGGCGATCACCGACCCGACTAAGGCCCCTTTCCCCAGGTGGACATCGGGCATTAGAGCAACATGTTTAAATACAAAGGGAAGCTGAGCCACATTACGGGCCATGCGGCTTTCTTCAGGGCCAAGGTCATGGTTGGCCCAGGATAAGACAGGGACGCGGGTTGAAAGAGGGAGGGCTTCGTAGGGCATAGCGGTTTGCTCAGGGGCCAGAGGGCCGGACAGTCATTGAGACGAATTTGGCCAATTCTAGCGCGGCGACCGGGGGATGGTGGTCAACTTGACGTTCCTGGGGCTTCCACACTATCGTTGGCGATAATGGTTTGGTGTGTGTGAGGACAATATGGTGTTAGGTCGGGAACGGCGTCCCCCTCTAGAATCCGTTTATGCGGGCCGTTTTGATTATCGTCTCTCGGAACTGATCCGTCAGCGGGCCTGGGTTGAAATTGACCAAGCGGCGTTAATCCACAATGTTCAACAATTTAAGGCCTATCTCAAACCCCGGACGGAACTGATCGCCGTGGTCAAGGCTGATGCCTACGGGCACGGGGCCCTGCGGGTGGCCCAAACTGCGCTCCAGGCGGGGGCCCAGGGTTTGGCCATTGCGACCCTTGGGGAAGGTATTGAATTACGGGAAGCGGGGATTACTGCCCCGATCTTGCTCTTGGGTGCAACTAACACACCAGAAGAAATCAAGGCCCTGGCCCATTGGCAACTCCAACCCACCCTGGCCTCCTTGGCCCAAGCCCAGATTTTTGCCCAAACCCTGGCTCAGCTTGGCCAATCCCTGCCGGTTCACCTCAAGCTGGATACAGGGATGTCGCGTCTCGGGGTTCCCTGGCAACAAGCTGTTACCTTTGTCGAACAGGTTCGTCAGGCCCCACAACTACGAGTTGCCAGCATTTACTCTCACCTAGCAACGGCGGATGACCCCGACCCGACTCAAATGCAACGGCAAAAACAGTATTTTGAATGGGCGATTGCCCAACTGCGCCAAGTTTACTACCATCCGCCGAAACTCCACCTGGCCAACTCGGCTGGAGTGCTCAATGGCCCAGAGTGGCACTATGATTTGGTGCGTATCGGTCTGGGTCTCTACGGCCTCTATCCGGCCCCGCACCTGCAACCCGTCCTCAACCTGAAACCCGTCCTCAGCGTGCGGGCCAAAATTACCCAGGTCAAAACCATTCCTGCGGGTACAGGGGTCAGCTATGGCCACCACTTTGTCAGTGACCGGCCCATGCAGATTGCGGTTCTTGGCATTGGCTATGCGGATGGGGTTCCCCGTAATCTTTCTAACCGTCTCTCGGTTCTACTCCGGGGCCAAGAAGTCCAGCAGATTGGGGCCATTACCATGGATCAAATGATGCTTGATGTCAGCCAATTCCCTGACCTCCAGCCAGGGGAAGTTGTAACCCTGATCGGCCAGGATGGGCACCAATCCATTTCTGCCGACGACTGGGCCCAAACCCTCGGTACTATTTCCTGGGAAATCCTGTGTAGCTTCAAACACCGCCTACCCCGTATTGCGGTGTAATCCCAAATCACTAAAACCCGATTACACAACTAACTCCCCCCGTCCTCCCCTTCGTAAGAGGAGGTGCCACAGGCAGAGGGGTAAAAATCTGCAGACCTTATTTAAGGGGATTGACCGCTTCGAGCTCGTCTAATTGGAAGGTGACCAGTTTGTCCCAGTTGCCATTTTCAAAAAGAACCGCAGCCTTACCATCACTAATTCTTTGGACAAGGCCCTCAAAACGATAGTAGGTATCTTCGGTATTGACGACACGCACGGTGGCACCGGGGAGAATGATCATAACGTTACCCTGTGGACTCTACTGTTGGAATTAGTTTAATTGATTTTATCGTGGCCATGATATCAGGCGTCAATTTCCTGCCAGGAGTCTTGAGAGGGCCCTGGGCCACTACTGTTTCAGTTGTGCTTTGGCCTGTTGCCAGAGGGCCTCTAGTTCGGCCAAGGTATAGTCACTCAAAGGGCGTGCTCCCGAAAATTGTTCCATGAGTTGCAGGCGTTGGATAAAGCGCTGGTTGGTGCCCTGTAGGGCCTGGGACGGATCAAGACCATACCAACGGGCCAAATTAATCAGGGTAAAGAGGAGATCCCCGAGTTCGGCGGTTTGATGGGCCGGATCCTCTCCTTCTAAGGCCTCGCGGAATTCTGCGAGTTCTTCCTCAAATTTGGCCCACACCCCCTCGATAGTTTCCCATTCAAAGCCGAAGGCCGCTGCCTTGTGAGAAATTTTACTGCCGGCCATTAACGGGGGTAAGGTTTTGGCATAGCGACCCAGTTTTTGACTCAAGGGAATTTCCTGGCCCGGTTCTAGGCCCTTTTCCTGGGCCTTAATCTGTTCCCAGTTGGCCCGGACGGCTTCGGGACTGTCGAGACAGGCCTCTCCAAAAACGTGGGGATGACGACGAATCAGTTTAGCGGTAATGCCCTCAGCCACTTGTTCGAGATCAAACTGGCCTAGATCACTGGCTACCTGGGCCTGGAGAACCACTTGCAGTAATAAATCCCCTAATTCTTCGGCAATGGCGTCCGGGTCTTGGCTTTGGATCGCGTGAACCACTTCGTAGGCCTCTTCGATCACATAGGGAATGAGACTTTCCGGGGTCTGGGCCAAATCCCAGGGACATCCCGCTTCCGGGTCTCGGAGACGGGCCACCACCTCAATCAAATTCTGGAGTGCCACAAGCATAGCGGAGGAAGGAGAAGACATAGATACAAAGGGAAGAGGCGACACCCTACTATAAATCAGCTTCGATCAGGGCTTCAACTCGTCCAGCTTTCACCGCCTGAACCAAGATGTTATAGTCTTCTTCATTTTGATTAGCGTAGGCCAGGGCAAACTCTCCCATAGCCACATCAAACTTATCTCCTTTGCCCAGGTAGCCGCTGATGGTGGCGGAATCCCCCGACTTGGCATGGGCCCGGGCCAGTGTCCAACCACAGAACTCAGCGTAGTGGTGGAGTTGAGCGCTGGAAACCCTCTCAACGGGGACAGAAAATTTCATATCCCGTAGTTGCCGCACATAGAAATGATTACCGTGACGGCCCTTCGTCCAGCCCAAGAAAATATCGCTGGAGGATTGCATCAGGCGCTGGCCCCGAACCACCCGTTGGCCCTGGTTATCGTAGTGGCAGGGCCGGGTATAGGGTTCTAGGACAGAACGATTGGCCTCCTTGACCTGTAAAATCAGGGGATGATTTTCTTCGGAAAAAAGCAAGGTAATGTAACACCGCGTTCCCACACTGCCAATCCCTACCACCTTGATCGCAATATCCTCTAAGCGATAGCGGTCTAACAGCACTCGACGTTCTTCGGAAAGGCTTTCCCGGTAGTCCTCCAGGGCCTCTTGTACTCGGTTCTGAAAATCTTCCTCTGGGATATGAAAAAGAATGGGGGGTTGATCCACAAACCGATAGCGGCCCCCAACTTGGCTGGTAATCTTAGGGAACAGATAATCAATCACTCGCTGGCGGGCCTTTTTGGCCATTTGTTCGCGTGTTTTCTTGGTATCTTCATCGGGGGCC contains:
- the alr gene encoding alanine racemase, whose translation is MVLGRERRPPLESVYAGRFDYRLSELIRQRAWVEIDQAALIHNVQQFKAYLKPRTELIAVVKADAYGHGALRVAQTALQAGAQGLAIATLGEGIELREAGITAPILLLGATNTPEEIKALAHWQLQPTLASLAQAQIFAQTLAQLGQSLPVHLKLDTGMSRLGVPWQQAVTFVEQVRQAPQLRVASIYSHLATADDPDPTQMQRQKQYFEWAIAQLRQVYYHPPKLHLANSAGVLNGPEWHYDLVRIGLGLYGLYPAPHLQPVLNLKPVLSVRAKITQVKTIPAGTGVSYGHHFVSDRPMQIAVLGIGYADGVPRNLSNRLSVLLRGQEVQQIGAITMDQMMLDVSQFPDLQPGEVVTLIGQDGHQSISADDWAQTLGTISWEILCSFKHRLPRIAV
- the cobS gene encoding adenosylcobinamide-GDP ribazoletransferase; amino-acid sequence: MPWLASLLGAILFYTTLPLPSSWPASLERIARWVPLVGLFLGLILLGSNFGLTQLHYPEFVRAGLLVAALAWLTGGLHLDGAADTADGLAVFDPERRLAVMRDSLTGAFGVMALSIILLLKTVALSALLTTDRLWGLPLALGWARWGQLVAIAGFPYLRPEGKGAIHRQTLKMPQDLLLGPGALLAYSAVWYGGQPQAWPWILLSNSMGSLIAGAVALGLGRKLGGHTGDSYGAVVEWAEVLILCALTMGLG
- a CDS encoding type II toxin-antitoxin system RelE/ParE family toxin, yielding MTYKLIIRPDAELDIQEAFEWYEAQILGLGSEFVRAVDACLSSVGRNPLTYSVIYKQVRRALIRRFPYGIFYVLEKDCVVVIACFHSKQNPKSWKTRL
- a CDS encoding addiction module protein, producing the protein MSNHPFLKVEISQLSITERIQLAEDLWDSVLERQDKVSLTDTQKQELDRRLDDYQQDAIAGSSWEDVKQRLGVSQ
- a CDS encoding NAD(P)H dehydrogenase subunit NdhS → MILPGATVRVVNTEDTYYRFEGLVQRISDGKAAVLFENGNWDKLVTFQLDELEAVNPLK
- a CDS encoding RtcB family protein translates to MPYEALPLSTRVPVLSWANHDLGPEESRMARNVAQLPFVFKHVALMPDVHLGKGALVGSVIATKDALIPAAVGVDIGCGMAALQTPYSANQLEGKLKRIRLDIEAAIPVGFQENKEVAKDAQNWQQWDDFKQLHAGVQDQYKKASRQMGSLGGGNHFLEVCLDSEDKVWLMLHSGSRGIGNLLAQCHINSAKNLARLAGSSLPDPDLAYFVKNTPEFAAYWHDLCWAQDYARRNREVMMARFKKIIEKQLAGGKPFKPKLLVNCHHNYAEEESHYGESVFVTRKGAVRARETDYGIIPGSMGAKSFIVKGKGNAESYCSCSHGAGRLLSRTKAKNTFSLDDLIQQTAGVECRKDEGIIDEIPGAYKPIEQVMANQADLVEIVATLKQVICVKG
- the mazG gene encoding nucleoside triphosphate pyrophosphohydrolase: MSSPSSAMLVALQNLIEVVARLRDPEAGCPWDLAQTPESLIPYVIEEAYEVVHAIQSQDPDAIAEELGDLLLQVVLQAQVASDLGQFDLEQVAEGITAKLIRRHPHVFGEACLDSPEAVRANWEQIKAQEKGLEPGQEIPLSQKLGRYAKTLPPLMAGSKISHKAAAFGFEWETIEGVWAKFEEELAEFREALEGEDPAHQTAELGDLLFTLINLARWYGLDPSQALQGTNQRFIQRLQLMEQFSGARPLSDYTLAELEALWQQAKAQLKQ
- a CDS encoding DUF2252 domain-containing protein, whose amino-acid sequence is MYSPLEPFVRPSFQSQFLARSERLTQGKLLRDKLPRTVHGAWSPPKDRRDPIDILEASNEGRLPELIPIRYGRMLRSPFTFFRGSAALMAYDLAGLPNTGIEVQACGDCHLLNFGLFATPERNLVFDLNDFDETHPAPWEWDLKRLAASFVIASRDNDLTDAEAQSVAITSVRAYREHLREYSKMSPLEVWYARLDMQDIIAMAPDEDTKKTREQMAKKARQRVIDYLFPKITSQVGGRYRFVDQPPILFHIPEEDFQNRVQEALEDYRESLSEERRVLLDRYRLEDIAIKVVGIGSVGTRCYITLLFSEENHPLILQVKEANRSVLEPYTRPCHYDNQGQRVVRGQRLMQSSSDIFLGWTKGRHGNHFYVRQLRDMKFSVPVERVSSAQLHHYAEFCGWTLARAHAKSGDSATISGYLGKGDKFDVAMGEFALAYANQNEEDYNILVQAVKAGRVEALIEADL
- a CDS encoding MotA/TolQ/ExbB proton channel family protein; the encoded protein is MKLKLVFNSLKSDRRELEVSPWLCLGLALLLTLAIYGALWPVQKSYLGILLYERGFTQHLVILFASFVLAFLALKALKIQREFKALTQDWLPPGLTMIPPEDSTALTLQHNLSKETSVLARRCSRVLGAYLYSQERPVATEFALEDAAFYQNSSEASYALPRILIWAIPLLGFIGTVLGISAAVNGFSSFLDQSSDIDQIKEGIGTVTSGLAIAFDTTLLALLFSVIVMIPLSLVERWELRLLLAMDIYINDKVLPRFQGTHRPEQIRQWVDEAVKRSLPGPEALIQPAQHYAEQAAQALAQGFQAEITTVQGLVATLITNLEQTNTTIRDGSVGLNQQLEQTAQALEMRVGQLVEQTAQINEVARLQAALAETLRTLKEKETLEGVLAQLETCLTQLQPSLNQLSKPRRLTWVETVDEGPEA